A section of the Bombus huntii isolate Logan2020A chromosome 5, iyBomHunt1.1, whole genome shotgun sequence genome encodes:
- the LOC126865976 gene encoding putative uncharacterized protein DDB_G0282133 isoform X2, whose translation MSFFVGGTAIGMAAGLLAGRLFSNTSIKKNKKFEPEILINKNMKKYSQDDNIYDVYFNKNHRNIRSKSASRYNEKNHIEKPVSPISLNKFDDKLKNDINNINSSCKCNKNEHKVFHDNKSHTPYNISIENNNEYNALTDIFPENTKEETKNNNYFKLENTKQESSYAVQSENNVSVKDENCLKTLNVEKEASKAAKIYESMQLTDIFNSLSINFCENSTIYKNLPNITNSGSGSNISSSYTDNASNMATYDTTYSENAGQSNIFNFSSIEDFYETDIISSTKQNNFNDI comes from the exons ATGTCATTTTTCGTTGGAGGCACTGCAATTGGAATGGCTG ctGGTCTATTAGCTGgaagattattttcaaatacatcaattaaaaaaaataaaaaatttg aACCTGAAATTCTTATcaacaaaaatatgaaaaaatattctcaggatgataatatttatgatgtatattttaataaaaatcatcGTAATATACGTTCTAAAAGTGCTTCTCGATACAATGAGAAAAATCACATAGAGAAACCAGTGTCAccaatttctttaaataaatttgatgataaattaaaaaatgatattaataatattaattcaagTTGCAAATGCAACAAAAATGAACATAAAGTCTTTCATGATAACAAAAGTCATACTCCATATAATATAAGTATAGAAAATAACAATGAATACAATGCACTTACTGATATTTTTCCAGAAAAcacaaaggaagaaacaaagaacaataattattttaaattagaaaatactAAACAAGAATCTTCATATGCTGTCCAATCAGAAAATAATGTAAGTGTTAAAGatgaaaattgtttgaaaacaTTAAATGTTGAAAAAGAAGCGTCAAAAGCTGCAAAAATTTATGAAAGTATGCAGTTAACAGACATATTTAACAGTTTATCTATTAATTTCTGTGAAAACAGTACTATTTATAAGAATCTCccaaatataacaaattctGGGAGTGGTTCAAATATTTCATCAAGTTACACTGATAATGCCAGTAATATGGCTACATATGATACTACATATTCCGAAAATGCAGGACAaagtaacatttttaatttttcttctattgaAGACTTTTATGAAACTGACATAATCTCGTCTACAAAACAGAATAATTTCAATGATATCTAA
- the LOC126865976 gene encoding putative uncharacterized protein DDB_G0282133 isoform X3 produces MKKYSQDDNIYDVYFNKNHRNIRSKSASRYNEKNHIEKPVSPISLNKFDDKLKNDINNINSSCKCNKNEHKVFHDNKSHTPYNISIENNNEYNALTDIFPENTKEETKNNNYFKLENTKQESSYAVQSENNVSVKDENCLKTLNVEKEASKAAKIYESMQLTDIFNSLSINFCENSTIYKNLPNITNSGSGSNISSSYTDNASNMATYDTTYSENAGQSNIFNFSSIEDFYETDIISSTKQNNFNDI; encoded by the coding sequence atgaaaaaatattctcaggatgataatatttatgatgtatattttaataaaaatcatcGTAATATACGTTCTAAAAGTGCTTCTCGATACAATGAGAAAAATCACATAGAGAAACCAGTGTCAccaatttctttaaataaatttgatgataaattaaaaaatgatattaataatattaattcaagTTGCAAATGCAACAAAAATGAACATAAAGTCTTTCATGATAACAAAAGTCATACTCCATATAATATAAGTATAGAAAATAACAATGAATACAATGCACTTACTGATATTTTTCCAGAAAAcacaaaggaagaaacaaagaacaataattattttaaattagaaaatactAAACAAGAATCTTCATATGCTGTCCAATCAGAAAATAATGTAAGTGTTAAAGatgaaaattgtttgaaaacaTTAAATGTTGAAAAAGAAGCGTCAAAAGCTGCAAAAATTTATGAAAGTATGCAGTTAACAGACATATTTAACAGTTTATCTATTAATTTCTGTGAAAACAGTACTATTTATAAGAATCTCccaaatataacaaattctGGGAGTGGTTCAAATATTTCATCAAGTTACACTGATAATGCCAGTAATATGGCTACATATGATACTACATATTCCGAAAATGCAGGACAaagtaacatttttaatttttcttctattgaAGACTTTTATGAAACTGACATAATCTCGTCTACAAAACAGAATAATTTCAATGATATCTAA
- the LOC126865975 gene encoding E3 ubiquitin-protein ligase MARCHF8-like, which produces MPVHQINVNPPDRQPPLSLGPSNNNSPAGGEGLPEWTARESTYATVVTIIPDHCHSSVSTLSSNNHDICRICHCEGEEGAPLLAPCYCSGSLRYVHQACLQQWIKASDTRACELCKFTFIMHAKTKPFCEWEKLEMSALEVRKLWCAVAFHAVAALCVAWSLYVLVERSVEEARRGYVDWSFWTKLIVVVIGSTGGLVFMYIQCKVYITLCRKWRAFNRVIFIQNAPEKVVLPPSPTDSLREVTLPLKDPTASMPELNHTLLPRNIDPPCASQMVKPDPAAPPQRHDAQLKLYVFDKLSSSEDNL; this is translated from the exons ATGCCGGTTCATCAGATCAATGTTAATCCGCCTGACCGGCAACCACCTCTGTCGCTTGGTCCTTCCAATAACAATAGCCCTGCTGGTGGTGAAGGCTTACCAGAATGGACAGCAAGG gaATCAACATATGCAACAGTAGTTACAATCATACCAGATCATTGTCATTCATCTGTAAGCACATTGTCCTCAAACAATCATGATATTTGCAg aATATGTCATTGTGAAGGTGAAGAAGGTGCTCCTCTTTTAGCACCTTGTTATTGCAGTGGCAGTTTACGTTATGTACATCAAGCTTGCCTTCAACAATGGATAAAAGCTTCTGACACACGTGCTTGTGAATTATGTAAATTCACATTTATTATGCATGCTAAAACAAAACCATTTTGTGAG TGGGAAAAACTTGAAATGTCTGCCCTAGAAGTTCGTAAATTATGGTGTGCGGTTGCTTTTCATGCAGTAGCTGCACTTTGTGTGGCTTGGTCTTTATACGTACTCGTCGAACGTTCCGTGGAAGAAGCTCGACGTGGATATGTAGACTGGTCTTTCTGGACTAAATTAATAGTTGTTGTAATTGGTTCTACAGGCGGTTTAGTTTTTATGTACATTCAATGCAAAGTATACATTACATTATGCAGAAAATGGCGAGCATTTAACAG agtaatatttattcaaaatgcTCCTGAGAAAGTGGTGCTTCCTCCCTCACCTACAGACTCTTTGAGAGAAGTAACATTGCCTCTAAAAGATCCAACTGCCTCTATGCCTGAGCTCAATCATACCTTATTACCCCGTAACATAGATCCTCCATGTGCCTCGCAGATGGTGAAACCGGATCCTGCCGCGCCTCCACAAAGGCACGACGCTCAattgaaactgtatgtatttgATAAATTGTCCTCGTCCGAAGACAACTTGTAA
- the LOC126865976 gene encoding putative uncharacterized protein DDB_G0282133 isoform X1, giving the protein MFKTKKIQKENHMSFFVGGTAIGMAAGLLAGRLFSNTSIKKNKKFEPEILINKNMKKYSQDDNIYDVYFNKNHRNIRSKSASRYNEKNHIEKPVSPISLNKFDDKLKNDINNINSSCKCNKNEHKVFHDNKSHTPYNISIENNNEYNALTDIFPENTKEETKNNNYFKLENTKQESSYAVQSENNVSVKDENCLKTLNVEKEASKAAKIYESMQLTDIFNSLSINFCENSTIYKNLPNITNSGSGSNISSSYTDNASNMATYDTTYSENAGQSNIFNFSSIEDFYETDIISSTKQNNFNDI; this is encoded by the exons atgtttaagacaaagaaaatacaaaaagaaaatcatATGTCATTTTTCGTTGGAGGCACTGCAATTGGAATGGCTG ctGGTCTATTAGCTGgaagattattttcaaatacatcaattaaaaaaaataaaaaatttg aACCTGAAATTCTTATcaacaaaaatatgaaaaaatattctcaggatgataatatttatgatgtatattttaataaaaatcatcGTAATATACGTTCTAAAAGTGCTTCTCGATACAATGAGAAAAATCACATAGAGAAACCAGTGTCAccaatttctttaaataaatttgatgataaattaaaaaatgatattaataatattaattcaagTTGCAAATGCAACAAAAATGAACATAAAGTCTTTCATGATAACAAAAGTCATACTCCATATAATATAAGTATAGAAAATAACAATGAATACAATGCACTTACTGATATTTTTCCAGAAAAcacaaaggaagaaacaaagaacaataattattttaaattagaaaatactAAACAAGAATCTTCATATGCTGTCCAATCAGAAAATAATGTAAGTGTTAAAGatgaaaattgtttgaaaacaTTAAATGTTGAAAAAGAAGCGTCAAAAGCTGCAAAAATTTATGAAAGTATGCAGTTAACAGACATATTTAACAGTTTATCTATTAATTTCTGTGAAAACAGTACTATTTATAAGAATCTCccaaatataacaaattctGGGAGTGGTTCAAATATTTCATCAAGTTACACTGATAATGCCAGTAATATGGCTACATATGATACTACATATTCCGAAAATGCAGGACAaagtaacatttttaatttttcttctattgaAGACTTTTATGAAACTGACATAATCTCGTCTACAAAACAGAATAATTTCAATGATATCTAA